Proteins found in one Colletes latitarsis isolate SP2378_abdomen chromosome 8, iyColLati1, whole genome shotgun sequence genomic segment:
- the Sdhb gene encoding succinate dehydrogenase, subunit B (iron-sulfur) gives MAGIGPQACRSVFRQVRGLRTSASQNAEARLKTFSVYRWNPDKPDEKPYMQDYKLDLNTCGPMVLDALIKIKNEIDPTLTFRRSCREGICGSCAMNIGGTNTLACISKIDSNLSSASKIYPLPHMYIVKDLVPDLNNFYNQYKSIQPWLQRGDGQKAGSKQYLQSVDDRKKLDGLYECILCACCSTSCPSYWWNGDKYLGPAVLMQAYRWIIDSRDNKATERLQKLRDPFSVYRCHTIMNCTRTCPKGLNPGKAIAEIKKLLANISEKKKPGLDAAV, from the exons atggcTGGTATCGGTCCGCAGGCTTGCAGAAGTGTATTTCGACAA GTTAGAGGTTTACGTACCTCTGCTAGTCAAAATGCTGAAGCCAGATTGAAAACTTTCTCCGTATATCGTTGGAATCCAGACAAACCAGATGAGAAACCATACATGCAAGACTATAAACTAGATTTAAACAC TTGTGGTCCAATGGTTTTGGATGCATTGATTAAAATTAAGAATGAGATTGATCCAACTTTAACTTTTCGCCGCTCTTGCCGTGAAGGCATTTGTGGTTCCTGTGCTATGAACATTGGTGGCACAAACACATTGGCTTGTATCAG CAAAATTGATTCTAATTTAAGTTCGGCTAGTAAAATCTATCCTTTACCGCATATGTATATAGTGAAAGACTTGGTACCAGATCTAAACAACTTTTATAATCAATATAAGAGCATACAGCCATGGTTGCAGCGCGGTGATGGTCAAAAAGCTGGATCCAAGCAATATTTACAAAGTGTTGATGACCGtaaaaaattg GATGGTCTCTACGAATGTATCTTATGCGCTTGCTGTAGTACCTCTTGTCCGTCGTATTGGTGGAATGGCGATAAGTATTTAGGACCTGCAGTACTCATGCAGGCTTATAGATGGATAATTGATTCACGAGACAATAAAGCAACAGAGCGTCTCCAAAAATTGAGAGATCCGTTTTCGGTGTATCGTTGCCACACTATTATGAATTGTACGCGCACTTGTCCAAAA GGTTTAAATCCTGGAAAAGCAATTGCGGAAATAAAGAAACTGTTAGCCAATATTAGTGAGAAGaaaaaaccaggtctcgatgctGCTGTATAA